One genomic window of Streptomyces sp. NBC_01498 includes the following:
- a CDS encoding MFS transporter: MPSRPPSPLSPKLFTRLPLAGKYPASVALALLALSPYLILTTATFLMEPQIMRSIGATRYELQLTSGMSNAGYAFGAVAAADLVQRVSRRRVYLVCESGFVLSTALALGAQNIGMFATGVILQGLFTGMLLVAALPPLITGHPITRLQTTAAVVSLGLFGMVAFGPLVGGLVGSFGGWRPLFAAIGTLALIGLITGSLTFEGNDPPARRARFDWTAIPLAFGTTALPFFGVSWLTRGDFDDPEFYVPVVVGLICGIFLVGGQYRKAHPLMPVRPISNTLPVVGTLNAMLVGACFTTLLELIEVYLTQRAGFSPVRIGSLLTPQILGVVLATALFRSLMSTRWTPVLALCGTVSVAIGAAVLLATSTSSASVTVPVASFFLGFGAGAGVTPGLFLAGFSVPAIQIGPTFALVELLRSEAAFLIGPVLLHLALVQGLADGFHLAVGITLGLSVVGGVGLVSLFLLGGARPEAPDLVSWHAGTSTGYHSPALLAAVRSS; encoded by the coding sequence GTGCCGTCCCGCCCACCCTCGCCGCTCTCGCCGAAGCTGTTCACCCGGCTCCCGCTCGCCGGGAAGTACCCCGCCTCCGTCGCGCTGGCGCTGCTCGCGCTGAGCCCGTATCTGATCCTCACCACGGCGACCTTCCTGATGGAGCCGCAGATCATGCGGAGCATCGGCGCCACCCGGTACGAACTCCAGCTCACCAGCGGCATGTCCAACGCGGGGTACGCCTTCGGCGCCGTCGCCGCCGCCGACCTGGTCCAGCGGGTGTCCCGGCGCCGGGTCTACCTCGTGTGCGAGAGCGGATTCGTCCTCAGTACGGCGCTGGCGCTCGGCGCCCAGAACATCGGCATGTTCGCGACCGGGGTGATCCTCCAGGGACTCTTCACCGGCATGCTGCTGGTCGCCGCGCTGCCGCCGCTGATCACCGGGCACCCCATCACCCGGCTCCAGACGACGGCCGCCGTCGTCAGTCTCGGGCTTTTCGGCATGGTGGCCTTCGGGCCGCTGGTGGGCGGGCTCGTCGGTTCGTTCGGCGGCTGGCGGCCCCTGTTCGCGGCGATCGGCACCCTGGCGCTGATCGGTCTGATCACCGGCTCCCTCACCTTCGAGGGCAACGATCCGCCAGCCCGCCGTGCCCGTTTCGACTGGACCGCGATCCCGCTGGCCTTCGGCACCACGGCGCTGCCGTTCTTCGGTGTCTCCTGGCTGACACGCGGCGACTTCGACGACCCCGAGTTCTACGTGCCGGTCGTCGTCGGTCTGATCTGCGGGATCTTCCTGGTGGGCGGCCAGTACCGCAAGGCCCACCCGCTGATGCCGGTACGGCCCATCAGCAACACGCTGCCGGTGGTCGGGACGCTGAACGCGATGCTCGTCGGCGCGTGCTTCACCACCCTGCTGGAGCTGATCGAGGTCTATCTGACCCAGCGAGCGGGATTCTCCCCCGTACGGATCGGGTCACTGCTCACGCCGCAGATCCTCGGTGTCGTCCTCGCGACCGCCCTGTTCCGCAGTCTGATGTCGACCCGCTGGACGCCCGTGCTGGCGTTGTGCGGCACGGTCAGCGTGGCGATCGGCGCGGCCGTGCTGCTGGCGACCTCCACCAGCAGCGCGTCGGTGACCGTTCCCGTCGCGTCGTTCTTCCTCGGCTTCGGCGCGGGCGCGGGCGTGACACCGGGCCTCTTCCTGGCGGGCTTCTCCGTCCCGGCCATCCAGATCGGCCCGACCTTCGCGCTGGTGGAGCTGCTGCGCTCGGAGGCGGCGTTCCTGATCGGCCCCGTGCTGCTGCACCTCGCCCTGGTCCAGGGGCTCGCCGACGGATTCCATCTCGCGGTGGGGATCACCCTCGGGCTCAGCGTGGTCGGCGGGGTGGGCCTGGTGAGCCTCTTCCTCCTGGGCGGGGCCCGGCCGGAGGCGCCGGACCTGGTGTCCTGGCACGCGGGTACGTCGACGGGCTACCACTCACCGGCCCTGCTGGCGGCCGTCCGCTCCTCCTGA
- a CDS encoding ABC transporter ATP-binding protein, translating to MYELSGVTKQYRRGKDTVDALAGIDLTIGSGDRLVIKGPTGGGKSTLLQMLGGLDRPTAGSVTLDGTDLARLGEGALTAVRGRSIGFVFQSFNLIPTLTAQENVETALVPLGTKAAERRERAAESLRSVGLGERLHHLPSELSGGQQQRVAIARALVKQPKVLLADEPTGNLDESMRDEIMDLLEGLWKEHGLTFVMVTHDTAIARRATRLATIRRGRLTLTEQER from the coding sequence ATGTATGAACTCAGCGGCGTCACCAAGCAGTACCGCCGGGGCAAGGACACCGTCGACGCGCTCGCCGGGATCGACCTGACCATCGGATCGGGCGACCGGCTCGTCATCAAGGGCCCCACCGGCGGCGGCAAGTCCACCCTCCTCCAGATGCTCGGCGGCCTCGACCGGCCCACGGCGGGCAGCGTCACCCTCGACGGCACCGACCTCGCCCGGCTCGGCGAGGGCGCGCTCACCGCCGTACGCGGCCGGTCCATCGGCTTCGTCTTCCAGAGCTTCAACCTCATCCCCACCCTGACCGCCCAGGAGAACGTGGAGACGGCGCTGGTCCCGCTCGGCACCAAGGCCGCCGAACGCCGCGAGCGCGCGGCGGAGTCCCTGCGCTCCGTGGGACTCGGGGAGCGCCTCCACCATCTGCCCTCGGAGCTGTCCGGCGGCCAGCAGCAGCGCGTCGCCATCGCGCGGGCGCTCGTCAAACAGCCCAAGGTCCTGCTCGCCGACGAACCGACCGGCAACCTCGACGAGTCCATGCGCGACGAGATCATGGACCTGCTCGAAGGGCTCTGGAAGGAGCACGGGCTGACCTTCGTCATGGTCACCCACGACACCGCCATCGCCCGCCGCGCGACCCGCCTCGCCACGATCAGGCGGGGCAGGCTCACCCTCACCGAACAGGAGCGGTGA
- a CDS encoding ABC transporter permease yields MFLIYLRRELRRRRKAALVVASGLALGIALVIVVNSVSTGMQRAQGDVLESLYGLGTDMTVTKAADPASEGGPARPRFNFDAQDGEEQQSNDFVMPQGFQTLAADTVDKVAGQSGVAAAVGGLSLTVVKVDGEFKPGEFQPREGGPGGGGGSTGGPQGEVRGGGAAFDVDSSTVYGTDTTHQDLGPLTSSRITDGRAFTAADAGAKVAVVDAAYAKEKKYRVGGDLTLKGTTFDIIGIATADSGDAAADLYLPLKQAQTLSDSKDKITTVYVRADDSQQLGAVEETIRKNIPGTTVTSSADLADTVSGSLSTASDLAAGVGKWLSIIVLVAAFVVAGLLTMSAVGRRVQEFGTLKALGWTSGRVTRQVAGEAMVNGLVGGVLGIAVGVAAAYTVTAAAPSLTARLGAAAGGPGAPGGGMFRGGGPAAQAADKAVEIGLTAPVSVTTIALAVGLAVTGGLVAGAFGGWRASRLRPADALRRVE; encoded by the coding sequence ATGTTCCTCATCTACCTCCGGCGCGAACTGCGCCGCCGCCGCAAGGCCGCGCTGGTCGTCGCCTCGGGGCTCGCGCTCGGCATCGCCCTGGTCATCGTCGTCAACTCCGTCTCCACGGGCATGCAGCGCGCCCAGGGCGACGTCCTGGAGTCGCTGTACGGCCTCGGCACCGACATGACCGTCACCAAGGCCGCCGACCCCGCCTCCGAGGGCGGACCCGCCCGGCCCCGCTTCAACTTCGACGCGCAGGACGGCGAGGAGCAGCAGAGCAACGACTTCGTCATGCCGCAGGGCTTCCAGACCCTCGCCGCCGACACGGTCGACAAGGTCGCCGGGCAGTCCGGGGTGGCCGCCGCCGTGGGCGGCCTCAGCCTCACCGTCGTCAAGGTCGACGGAGAGTTCAAGCCCGGCGAGTTCCAGCCGAGGGAGGGCGGCCCCGGCGGCGGAGGCGGCTCCACGGGCGGGCCGCAGGGAGAAGTACGGGGCGGCGGCGCCGCGTTCGACGTGGACTCCTCCACCGTCTACGGCACCGACACCACCCACCAGGACCTCGGCCCGCTGACCTCCTCCAGGATCACCGACGGCCGCGCCTTCACGGCGGCCGACGCCGGCGCGAAGGTGGCCGTGGTCGACGCCGCCTACGCGAAGGAGAAGAAGTACCGGGTCGGCGGAGACCTCACCCTCAAGGGAACGACGTTCGACATCATCGGCATCGCCACCGCCGACAGCGGTGACGCGGCGGCCGATCTGTACCTCCCGCTCAAACAGGCGCAGACCCTGTCCGACTCCAAGGACAAGATCACCACGGTCTACGTCCGGGCCGACGACTCCCAGCAGCTCGGCGCGGTCGAGGAAACCATCAGGAAGAACATCCCGGGCACCACCGTCACCAGCTCCGCCGACCTCGCCGACACCGTCTCCGGCTCCCTCTCCACGGCGTCCGACCTCGCCGCCGGCGTCGGCAAGTGGCTGTCGATCATCGTCCTGGTCGCCGCCTTCGTCGTCGCGGGACTGCTCACCATGTCCGCCGTCGGCCGCCGCGTCCAGGAGTTCGGCACACTCAAGGCCCTCGGCTGGACGAGCGGGCGCGTCACCCGGCAGGTCGCCGGCGAGGCGATGGTCAACGGACTGGTCGGCGGCGTGCTCGGCATCGCCGTCGGCGTGGCCGCCGCCTACACGGTGACCGCCGCGGCCCCCTCCCTGACCGCCCGGCTCGGCGCCGCGGCGGGCGGCCCCGGCGCTCCCGGCGGCGGCATGTTCCGCGGGGGCGGCCCCGCCGCACAGGCCGCCGACAAGGCCGTCGAGATCGGCCTCACCGCGCCCGTCTCCGTCACCACCATCGCCCTGGCGGTCGGCCTCGCGGTGACCGGCGGCCTCGTCGCGGGCGCCTTCGGCGGCTGGCGCGCCTCCCGGCTGCGCCCCGCCGACGCGCTGCGCCGCGTCGAGTAG
- a CDS encoding nitroreductase/quinone reductase family protein: MSRYHEVKHRVVTAFQRRVANPLSSRMPWQVLLETTGRTSGQPRRTPVGGRRVGQEFWLVSEYGETSHYVRNILADPRVRVRIKGTWYPGTAYPLPEDDARARLRGLPTGNSAMVRLMGTNLLTVRVDLDG, encoded by the coding sequence ATGTCGCGGTACCACGAGGTCAAGCACCGGGTCGTCACGGCGTTCCAGCGGCGGGTGGCCAATCCGCTGTCGTCCCGGATGCCGTGGCAGGTCCTGCTGGAGACGACGGGGCGCACGTCGGGGCAGCCGAGGCGGACCCCGGTCGGCGGGCGCCGGGTGGGCCAGGAGTTCTGGCTGGTGTCCGAGTACGGCGAGACGTCGCACTACGTACGGAACATCCTGGCCGACCCGAGGGTCCGGGTCCGGATCAAGGGCACCTGGTATCCGGGGACGGCGTACCCGCTGCCGGAGGACGACGCCCGTGCCCGGCTGCGGGGTCTGCCGACCGGGAACAGCGCGATGGTGCGGCTGATGGGGACGAATCTGCTGACGGTACGGGTCGATCTGGACGGCTGA
- a CDS encoding YybH family protein, translating into MSDDEQRIRALIEQWAAAVRTGDMDRVLADHAADIVMFDVPPPQEGVRGIDAYRETWPGFFAWQANGATFDILELDVTAGTDVAYAYALLRCGSPREEAERSATRLRLTVGLRKEQGRWVVAHEHHSFPDVSGSDT; encoded by the coding sequence ATGTCCGACGACGAGCAGCGGATCCGGGCCCTGATCGAGCAATGGGCGGCGGCCGTGCGCACCGGTGACATGGACCGTGTCCTGGCCGATCACGCCGCCGACATCGTGATGTTCGACGTGCCGCCGCCCCAGGAGGGCGTACGCGGCATCGACGCCTACCGCGAGACCTGGCCCGGCTTCTTCGCATGGCAGGCGAACGGCGCCACGTTCGACATCCTCGAACTGGACGTCACGGCGGGCACCGACGTCGCCTACGCGTACGCCCTGCTGCGCTGCGGTTCGCCGCGCGAGGAGGCCGAGCGGTCGGCCACCCGCCTGCGGCTCACCGTCGGGCTGCGCAAGGAACAGGGCCGCTGGGTGGTCGCGCACGAACACCACTCGTTCCCCGACGTGTCGGGCAGCGACACGTAG
- a CDS encoding glycoside hydrolase family 2 protein has protein sequence MKDVTPLTDNWTLRHVPDGGPVPEAPAGEVAARVPGCVHTDLLDAGLIEDPFLALNETAVAWIGRTGWRYDTELGARATAHERTDLVLDGLDTVAAVRVGGETVGNTRNMHRSYRFDVTDLLDPAVPTPLTVEFTSAYTEAEAVRALLGERPNAYPEPFPYIRKMACSFGWDWGPTLVTAGIWKPVRLEHWSTARLARVRPLVTVDGSTGRAELRVDIERTGTGNATGGGTDGGPRLTLRARVGDHTASADTDGSRAALTVEVPGAALWWPRGYGEQPLYEAELELLDADGALLDRWRRRLGFRTVTLDTSADAHGTAFTLGINGQPVFARGVNWIPDDAFPSRVGPDRYRARLTQAADAGVNLVRVWGGGLYESDDFYDVCDELGLTVWQDFPFACAAYPEEQPLRSEIEAEARENVTRLMPHPSLVLWNGNNENLWGFRDWDWEPALDGDSWGEGYYLGLLPRVVAETDPTRPYWAGSPWSGSWDHHPNDPAHGTAHSWDVWNRADHTDYLDTVPRFVAEFGWQAPPAHATLRRALPGEELSAGSPGMLHHQKAHDGNGKLDRGLARHFTPPEPGPAGFDRWHYLTQLNQARAVTTGIAHWRSHWPVCAGTVLWQLNDCWPVTSWAAVDGDGRPKPLYFALRRLYADRLLTVQIRDGRPTVVADNQSPDPWDARVRLRRTAADGRTLAETTVTVRAGARAVACAAVPAALLPDPASAKEFLVADAGDLRATYFPVRDHEFAYPPPRYDVAAVRRSGGRTDIVVTARTLLRDLLLQADRLAPTAVADQGPLTLLPGESATIGVHGWDREDPPSTAAVRDALFVVEPA, from the coding sequence ATGAAGGACGTCACCCCGCTCACCGACAACTGGACGCTGCGGCACGTCCCGGACGGCGGCCCGGTTCCAGAGGCACCCGCCGGTGAGGTGGCAGCCCGGGTGCCCGGGTGCGTGCACACCGATCTGCTGGACGCCGGGCTCATCGAGGACCCGTTCCTGGCGCTCAACGAGACCGCGGTCGCCTGGATCGGGCGTACCGGCTGGCGTTACGACACCGAACTCGGCGCCCGCGCCACCGCGCACGAGCGCACCGACCTCGTCCTCGACGGACTCGACACCGTCGCCGCGGTCCGGGTCGGCGGGGAAACCGTCGGCAACACCCGCAACATGCACCGGAGTTACCGCTTCGACGTCACCGACCTGCTGGACCCCGCCGTGCCGACACCGCTCACCGTGGAGTTCACCTCGGCCTACACCGAGGCCGAGGCCGTACGCGCCCTGCTCGGGGAGCGGCCCAACGCGTACCCCGAACCGTTCCCGTACATCCGCAAGATGGCCTGCTCGTTCGGCTGGGACTGGGGGCCGACCCTGGTGACCGCCGGGATCTGGAAGCCCGTACGCCTGGAGCACTGGTCCACCGCCCGGCTCGCCCGCGTACGCCCGCTCGTCACCGTCGACGGCTCCACCGGCCGCGCCGAACTGCGCGTCGACATCGAGCGCACCGGCACCGGAAACGCCACGGGCGGCGGCACCGACGGCGGGCCCCGGCTCACGCTCCGCGCCCGCGTCGGCGACCACACCGCCTCCGCCGACACCGACGGCTCCCGCGCCGCCCTCACCGTCGAGGTCCCCGGCGCCGCCCTCTGGTGGCCCCGGGGCTACGGCGAACAACCGCTGTACGAAGCCGAGTTGGAACTGCTCGACGCCGACGGGGCGCTCCTCGACCGATGGCGGCGCCGGCTCGGATTCCGTACCGTCACCCTCGACACGAGCGCCGACGCGCACGGCACCGCCTTCACCCTGGGCATCAACGGCCAACCCGTCTTCGCACGCGGCGTCAACTGGATCCCCGACGACGCCTTCCCCTCCCGCGTCGGCCCCGACCGCTACCGCGCCCGGCTCACCCAGGCCGCCGACGCGGGCGTCAACCTCGTACGGGTCTGGGGCGGCGGACTCTACGAGAGCGACGACTTCTACGACGTCTGCGACGAACTCGGCCTGACGGTCTGGCAGGACTTCCCCTTCGCCTGCGCCGCCTACCCCGAGGAACAACCCCTGCGCTCCGAGATCGAGGCCGAGGCCCGCGAGAACGTCACCCGCCTCATGCCCCACCCCTCCCTCGTCCTGTGGAACGGCAACAACGAGAACCTGTGGGGCTTCCGCGACTGGGACTGGGAGCCCGCGCTGGACGGCGACTCCTGGGGCGAGGGCTACTACCTCGGCCTGCTGCCCCGCGTCGTCGCCGAGACCGACCCCACCCGCCCCTACTGGGCGGGCAGCCCCTGGTCCGGCTCCTGGGACCACCACCCCAACGACCCCGCCCACGGCACCGCGCACTCCTGGGACGTCTGGAACCGCGCCGACCACACCGACTACCTCGACACCGTCCCGCGCTTCGTCGCCGAGTTCGGCTGGCAGGCCCCGCCCGCCCACGCCACCCTGCGCCGCGCCCTGCCCGGCGAGGAACTCTCCGCCGGCTCACCCGGCATGCTCCACCACCAGAAGGCCCACGACGGCAACGGCAAACTGGACCGGGGACTCGCCCGCCACTTCACCCCGCCCGAGCCCGGCCCGGCCGGCTTCGACCGCTGGCACTATCTCACCCAGCTCAACCAGGCCCGCGCCGTCACCACCGGCATCGCCCACTGGCGCTCCCACTGGCCGGTCTGCGCGGGCACCGTCCTCTGGCAGCTCAACGACTGCTGGCCGGTGACCTCCTGGGCCGCCGTCGACGGCGACGGGCGCCCCAAACCGCTCTACTTCGCCCTGCGCCGCCTCTACGCGGACCGGCTGCTCACCGTACAGATACGCGACGGCCGCCCCACCGTCGTCGCCGACAACCAGTCCCCGGACCCCTGGGACGCCCGGGTACGGCTGCGCCGCACGGCCGCCGACGGCCGCACACTCGCCGAGACGACCGTGACCGTACGGGCCGGGGCGCGCGCCGTCGCGTGCGCGGCCGTGCCCGCCGCGCTGCTGCCGGACCCCGCCTCCGCGAAGGAGTTCCTGGTCGCCGACGCGGGGGACCTGCGGGCCACGTACTTCCCCGTACGCGACCACGAGTTCGCCTACCCGCCGCCCCGCTACGACGTGGCGGCCGTCCGCCGCTCCGGCGGCCGGACGGACATCGTCGTCACCGCCCGCACCCTGCTGCGCGACCTGCTCCTCCAGGCCGACCGGCTCGCGCCCACCGCCGTCGCCGACCAGGGCCCGCTGACGCTGCTCCCCGGCGAGAGCGCCACCATCGGCGTACACGGCTGGGACCGCGAGGACCCTCCGTCGACCGCCGCCGTCCGCGACGCGCTCTTCGTGGTGGAACCCGCCTGA
- a CDS encoding RidA family protein — protein sequence MSLERTNPADLPPPSGFSHAVSVTATDGRLVFLAGQTALDATGTIVGDTLVEQFETALTNLLTALTATGGTPADLARVTIYTTDVPTYRANAPELGRVWRRLAGRDYPATALIGVVRLWDETALVELDGIAMVP from the coding sequence ATGAGCCTGGAGCGGACCAACCCGGCGGACCTCCCGCCGCCCAGCGGCTTCTCGCACGCGGTGAGCGTGACCGCGACGGACGGCCGCCTGGTCTTCCTGGCCGGGCAGACCGCGCTCGACGCGACCGGCACGATCGTGGGGGACACCCTGGTCGAGCAGTTCGAGACGGCCCTCACCAACCTCCTCACCGCCCTGACCGCGACGGGCGGCACCCCGGCCGACCTCGCCCGTGTCACCATCTACACCACCGACGTCCCCACCTACCGCGCGAACGCCCCCGAACTGGGCCGTGTCTGGCGCCGTTTGGCGGGCCGCGACTACCCGGCGACGGCACTCATCGGCGTGGTCAGACTCTGGGACGAGACGGCACTGGTCGAACTGGACGGCATCGCGATGGTCCCCTGA
- a CDS encoding acyl-CoA dehydrogenase family protein — MPVFSLDPAQNSWCDELRAVAADHLRPLAEKGEPGRINRPLVAALGDLGLLSRMLTAGALDLCLLRESLAHGCTEAETALALQGLGSFPIVQAGTGEQRARWLPEVAAGRAVAAFALSEPGAGSDAAALALDAVRDDGPADGPGARWLLTGEKCWISNAPEADFYTVFARTTPGAGARGITAFLVPADRPGLTGAPIEMLSPHPIGALAFDAVPVSGADVLGEVDQGFRVAMNTLNLFRPSVGAFAVGMATAALDATLVHTAGRTAFGGPLKDLQSVAHQVAEMATRTEAARLLVYAAAEAYDSGAPDVPRRSAMAKLFATETAQYVVDAAVQLHGARALRRGHLLEHLYREVRAPRVYEGATEVQRTIIAKELYR; from the coding sequence ATGCCCGTATTCTCGCTCGATCCGGCACAAAATTCCTGGTGCGACGAGCTGCGCGCCGTCGCCGCCGACCATCTCCGCCCACTCGCCGAGAAGGGCGAACCGGGACGGATCAACCGCCCGCTGGTCGCCGCCCTCGGCGACCTCGGCCTTCTGAGCCGCATGCTGACCGCCGGGGCGCTCGACCTCTGCCTGCTGCGCGAATCCCTGGCCCACGGCTGTACGGAGGCCGAGACCGCGCTCGCGCTCCAGGGACTCGGCAGCTTCCCCATCGTCCAGGCCGGTACCGGGGAACAGCGCGCCCGCTGGCTGCCCGAGGTGGCGGCGGGCCGCGCCGTGGCCGCGTTCGCGCTGAGCGAGCCGGGGGCGGGCTCCGACGCGGCGGCGCTCGCACTCGACGCCGTACGGGACGACGGCCCCGCCGACGGCCCCGGCGCCCGCTGGCTGCTGACCGGCGAGAAGTGCTGGATCTCCAACGCGCCCGAGGCCGACTTCTACACCGTCTTCGCCCGGACGACACCGGGCGCCGGGGCGCGCGGAATCACGGCCTTCCTCGTCCCCGCCGACCGGCCCGGCCTGACCGGCGCCCCGATCGAGATGCTCTCCCCGCACCCCATCGGCGCCCTGGCCTTCGACGCCGTTCCGGTGAGCGGGGCCGACGTCCTCGGCGAGGTGGACCAGGGCTTCCGCGTCGCCATGAACACCCTCAACCTCTTCCGCCCCAGCGTCGGCGCCTTCGCCGTCGGCATGGCGACCGCCGCCCTCGACGCGACCCTCGTCCACACCGCCGGCCGCACCGCCTTCGGCGGCCCGCTCAAGGACCTCCAGTCCGTCGCGCACCAGGTCGCCGAGATGGCGACGCGCACCGAGGCGGCCCGGCTGCTGGTGTACGCGGCGGCCGAGGCCTACGACTCCGGGGCGCCGGACGTACCCCGCCGCTCCGCGATGGCCAAGCTGTTCGCGACGGAGACCGCGCAGTACGTGGTCGACGCCGCCGTCCAACTGCACGGCGCCCGCGCGCTGCGCCGCGGCCACCTGCTGGAACACCTCTACCGCGAGGTCCGCGCACCCCGCGTCTACGAAGGCGCGACCGAGGTCCAACGCACCATCATCGCAAAGGAGTTGTACAGATGA